The nucleotide window AGATGAGTCAAAAAATTAGAATAAAATTAAAGTCTTACGATTATAATTTGGTAGATAAATCTGCTGAAAAAATTGTAAAGACTGTTAAAAGTACTGGTGCTATTGTTAATGGTCCAATACCTTTACCAACACATAAAAAGATTTTTACGGTTTTACGTTCACCTCACGTGAATAAAAAATCTAGAGAGCAATTTCAATTAGCTGCTTACAAAAGATTATTAGACATTTATAGTTCTTCTTCGAAAACTATTGATGCTTTAATGAAGCTTGAGTTACCAAGTGGTGTTGAAGTTGAAATCAAAGTATAAGTAACGTTTTAAAACTTTTGATTTAACAATTTTGTTAAATCAAAAGTTTTTTATACTTTTGCAACCCG belongs to Polaribacter dokdonensis and includes:
- the rpsJ gene encoding 30S ribosomal protein S10; the protein is MSQKIRIKLKSYDYNLVDKSAEKIVKTVKSTGAIVNGPIPLPTHKKIFTVLRSPHVNKKSREQFQLAAYKRLLDIYSSSSKTIDALMKLELPSGVEVEIKV